Genomic window (Bosea vaviloviae):
TTTTCTTGGAAATCATCATCCGGCAGGCATGAATTTATTTTAGCAATTTATATGCTTCCCGCGGGAACAGCCATCCCTTTCGCAGGAAAAAAGTTCCAGATGGGATGATCAGCCCGGTCGAACCCGCGCAAGCAGCAAGAACAGCGCAATTAGCCCCACTAAAGCGGCATCTCCGAATTGCGCATAGAGCGTAACGGGAGCCGCTTGCGGCAAGTTTGCATCGAGAACACCCTGTGTGCCCAAGGGCAAGCTGGCTGTGATGCGGCCATAACCATCGATCACCGCCGAGATTCCGGTATTGGCGACGCGGACCAGCGGCAGCCCTTCCTCGATGGCGCGCATCCTCGCCTGGGCCAGGTGCTGGTAAGGTCCGCTGGTCTGGCCGAACCAGCCGTCATTGGTGAGGTTGAGCATCAGGCCGGGGCGCGGACCCTGCTGCGGCATGACTTCGCCGGGGAAGATCGCCTCGTAGCAGAGCAGCGGTGCGACCGCGGGCAGGCCGCGGATCGAGAGCGGGGTGTGCCGCGTGCCTGCGGCGAAGCCGCCCGGAATCGAGACGAATTCCGACAGCCCGACGCCGCGGATCAAGCGTTCCAGGATCGGCGGCAGATACTCGCCGAAGGGCACGAGATGGACCTTGTCGTAGCTCGAGACGATCACGCCTTCGTCGTTCACGACCTGCACCGAATTGAAGATCGGCGGCCGGCTTTCGCCGGGCAGCGCCTCGCCTGCCCGCGCCGCGCCGGTGATCAGCGTCGTGTTCGGCGGTAGGACCGCGGCGATGCGCTGGAGCGCCTGGGGCGAGCGGCCGAGCAGGAAGGGAAAGGCCGATTCCGGCCAGATCAGATGTGTGACGTCCTGCACGCCGAGCGTCGAGGGGCTCGTCGCCCGGTCGCTGAGCGTGAGATATTCGTTCAGAATCGCCTCGCCGTTATGGGCGTTGAATTTGGCGTCCTGCGCCAGGTTCGGCTGCATCAACCGCAGCTTCACGCCGGCAACCACCGGCGCCGCCGCATTCGGAATGTGCCAGGCGCCAAAGCCGATGAGAGCGGCGAGCGTCAGGACGGCGAGGATCGGCGCGCGCCAGCGCCTCGCGCCGGCCTCGGCCGTGCCGAGCGTCGCAGGCGCCGCGCCGATCGCGACCGCCAGCAGTGTCAATCCATAGAGCCCGCCGAGCGCGGCGAATTGCGCGATGAAGCCCTGGCCGGCCAGCATCATGCCGTAGACGTTCCAGGGAAAGCCGGTCAGCACATGGCCGCGCAGCCATTCGCTGACGGTCAGCGCGACGGCGAGCATGAGGATGCGTCCAGCTCCGGCCGGCCAGAGCAACCGGGCGCAGCCGAAGGCCAGCGCCGGGAACAGGGCGAGAAAGGCCGGCAGGGCGACGACGCCGAGCGGCATCGCCCAGGCGAATTTGTCGGCCTCCACCAGGAAGGCCGAGCCCAGCCACCAGAGGCCGGCGAGGAAGAAGCCGAAACCCCACCACCAGCCCGCCGCGAAAGCCGCCCTGAAGCGGCTCGACGCAGTGGCGCCGACGGCTCCATCGATCAGCCAGACGGCGACGGTCATGGGCACGACGATCAGCGGCCAGAGATCGAGCGGGGGCAGGGCAAGCGCGCCGCTGGCGCCCGTAACGAGCGCGATCAGGCGCTTGCGCCATCCCCAGGAGAGGATGATCCCGTCGGCCAGCGCGGAGAGCCGCATCAGCCGGCTTCCGCCTGCGGCGCCGTGTCGGGGGCCGCCGTGCTGCGCCGGAGAATGCTGAGCCGCTTGATTCGGCGCGGATCGGCCTCGATGATCTCGAAGGACAGGCCTTCCGGCCCCTCGATCGTCTCGCCCTGCGCCGGTACGCGGCCGGCCAGCGTCACGATCAGCCCACCCAGCGTGTCGATCTCCTCGGCCACTTCGGTATCCGAGAGATCGATGCCGGTCGCGTCCTTGAGTTCGTTGAGCGTCGCGCGCGCATCAGCGGTGAAGCGGTCCTGGCCCGTGGCGGCGATCGCGGGAGCCTCGTCGAGATCGTGCTCGTCCTCGATGTCGCCGACGACGATCTCGACGAGATCCTCCATCGAGACCAGCCCGTCCGTTCCGCCATACTCGTCGATCACGAGAGCGATATGCGTGCGTGTCGCCTGCATCTTCACGAGCAGGTCGACCGCCGGCATCGAGGGCGGGACATAGAGCA
Coding sequences:
- the lnt gene encoding apolipoprotein N-acyltransferase, coding for MRLSALADGIILSWGWRKRLIALVTGASGALALPPLDLWPLIVVPMTVAVWLIDGAVGATASSRFRAAFAAGWWWGFGFFLAGLWWLGSAFLVEADKFAWAMPLGVVALPAFLALFPALAFGCARLLWPAGAGRILMLAVALTVSEWLRGHVLTGFPWNVYGMMLAGQGFIAQFAALGGLYGLTLLAVAIGAAPATLGTAEAGARRWRAPILAVLTLAALIGFGAWHIPNAAAPVVAGVKLRLMQPNLAQDAKFNAHNGEAILNEYLTLSDRATSPSTLGVQDVTHLIWPESAFPFLLGRSPQALQRIAAVLPPNTTLITGAARAGEALPGESRPPIFNSVQVVNDEGVIVSSYDKVHLVPFGEYLPPILERLIRGVGLSEFVSIPGGFAAGTRHTPLSIRGLPAVAPLLCYEAIFPGEVMPQQGPRPGLMLNLTNDGWFGQTSGPYQHLAQARMRAIEEGLPLVRVANTGISAVIDGYGRITASLPLGTQGVLDANLPQAAPVTLYAQFGDAALVGLIALFLLLARVRPG